A genomic region of Campylobacter corcagiensis contains the following coding sequences:
- a CDS encoding acetolactate synthase large subunit, with amino-acid sequence MAKLNGSQMIMQALKAEGVEVVFGYPGGAALNIFDETYKQKDFKVVLTRHEQACAHAADGYARASGKVGVCIVTSGPGFTNTITGIATAYMDSIPLVIISGQVANSLIGTDAFQEIDAIGISRPCVKHNFLVKTIEELPRVLKEAFYIARSGRPGPVHIDIPKDISAAIGDFEYPDEISIKTYKPTYKGNAKQIKKIVELISESKKPLLYLGGGVISSGASDLVRELVEFSGIPALETLMALGVLRSDDELNLAMVGMHGKYATNMAMSESDLIIALGARFDDRVTGKLSEFAKSAKIVHVDIDPSSISKIVTADYPVVGDVKTVLEDMMPRIKELVKKENYKEWRESIKRYNSIHPLKFEDSDDVLKPQWVIKESAKIVNSDDAIIVTDVGQHQMWVAQFYPFNKPRTLLTSGGLGTMGYGLPAALGAGFASSSHVINFNGDGGFLMNVQELQTLAENDIPVITIILNNRFLGMVRQWQTLFYDERYSSTDLDNKQPDFVKLAEAFGGFGYRVNTKDEFRNALKFALSQKKFSIIDVRVDRFENVVPMVPAGGALYNMILK; translated from the coding sequence AAAAAGATTTTAAAGTGGTTCTTACTCGTCACGAACAAGCATGTGCTCACGCTGCTGATGGATATGCAAGGGCTAGTGGTAAAGTTGGTGTTTGCATAGTTACAAGTGGACCAGGATTTACAAACACGATCACAGGTATAGCAACTGCATATATGGATAGTATTCCACTAGTGATTATAAGTGGTCAAGTAGCAAATTCACTCATTGGAACAGATGCGTTTCAAGAGATTGATGCCATTGGAATTTCTCGTCCTTGTGTAAAACATAACTTCTTAGTTAAAACTATAGAAGAGCTTCCTAGAGTCTTAAAAGAGGCTTTTTATATCGCAAGAAGTGGCAGACCTGGCCCAGTTCATATTGATATTCCTAAGGATATAAGTGCAGCAATAGGTGATTTTGAATATCCAGATGAAATTTCAATAAAAACTTATAAGCCAACATACAAAGGCAATGCTAAACAGATAAAAAAGATAGTAGAACTTATAAGTGAGTCTAAAAAGCCACTTTTATATCTTGGTGGTGGAGTTATATCATCAGGAGCGAGCGATTTAGTAAGGGAGCTTGTAGAATTTAGTGGAATTCCAGCTCTTGAGACTTTAATGGCATTAGGTGTTTTAAGAAGTGATGATGAGCTAAATTTAGCTATGGTTGGTATGCATGGTAAATACGCTACAAATATGGCTATGAGCGAGAGTGATTTAATAATAGCTCTTGGTGCTAGATTTGATGATAGAGTTACAGGTAAACTTAGTGAGTTTGCTAAAAGCGCAAAGATAGTTCATGTCGATATTGACCCAAGTTCTATCTCTAAGATAGTTACAGCTGATTATCCAGTTGTCGGTGATGTAAAAACTGTACTTGAAGATATGATGCCACGAATCAAAGAGTTAGTTAAGAAAGAAAATTATAAAGAGTGGAGAGAGAGTATTAAAAGATATAACTCTATCCACCCGCTTAAATTTGAAGATAGTGATGATGTTTTAAAGCCACAATGGGTTATAAAAGAAAGTGCTAAAATAGTTAATAGTGATGATGCTATTATAGTAACTGATGTTGGGCAACACCAGATGTGGGTAGCGCAGTTTTATCCATTTAATAAACCTAGAACGCTTTTAACAAGTGGTGGGCTAGGAACTATGGGTTATGGTCTTCCAGCAGCACTTGGAGCTGGATTTGCTTCATCTTCTCATGTTATAAATTTTAATGGAGATGGTGGGTTTTTGATGAATGTTCAAGAGCTTCAAACTTTAGCCGAAAATGATATACCTGTTATAACAATTATCCTAAATAACCGCTTTCTTGGCATGGTTAGGCAGTGGCAAACGCTATTTTATGATGAGCGTTACTCTTCAACTGATCTTGATAACAAACAGCCTGATTTTGTAAAACTTGCCGAGGCTTTTGGTGGGTTTGGCTATAGAGTTAATACTAAAGATGAGTTTAGAAATGCTTTAAAATTTGCGCTCTCACAAAAGAAATTTAGCATAATAGATGTAAGAGTTGATAGATTTGAAAATGTAGTTCCAATGGTTCCAGCTGGCGGGGCTTTATATAATATGATACTTAAGTAG
- the ilvN gene encoding acetolactate synthase small subunit has translation MDRRLISVIVLNEHGVLSRIVGLFSGRGYNIDSLTVAPIPESEFSRVSIVTSGDERAFEQIIKQLYKLIPVYKIIEADEFVDKELVLVKIPLAENLSGLDAVLKSYNGSIANSDDKHLIIMASDDSVRIDNFIKTMKKYSPTDIVRSGSVIIEVRE, from the coding sequence ATGGATAGAAGACTAATATCTGTTATAGTTTTAAACGAGCATGGAGTTTTATCTAGGATAGTAGGGCTTTTTTCAGGACGAGGGTATAATATAGATAGCCTTACAGTTGCACCCATTCCAGAGAGTGAATTTTCAAGAGTAAGTATAGTAACAAGTGGAGATGAAAGAGCGTTTGAGCAGATTATAAAGCAGCTTTATAAATTAATCCCAGTATATAAAATAATAGAAGCAGATGAGTTTGTAGATAAAGAGTTGGTTTTAGTTAAAATTCCATTAGCTGAGAATTTATCAGGACTTGATGCTGTACTTAAGTCATACAATGGAAGCATTGCAAATAGTGACGATAAGCATCTTATTATAATGGCAAGTGATGATAGTGTAAGGATAGATAATTTTATTAAAACCATGAAAAAATACAGCCCAACAGATATCGTTAGAAGCGGTTCGGTGATTATTGAAGTAAGAGAGTAG
- a CDS encoding methionine ABC transporter permease yields MMGVKAYQVWISILLKATWETLYMTIVSTFFASILGLILAIILVMTRADGLSPNRVIYGILDLIVNIFRSFPFIVLIIVLFPFVRLLIGTSIGTNAAIVPLTIGTAPFMARLIENALIEVDNGIIEASKSFGASKFQIIFRVMLVEAVPTLVNVLTLSIIVVIGFSAMAGTLGGGGLGDVAIRYGFQRFRGDIMLYTVVILIVMVQIFQMIGNLIYKKTKR; encoded by the coding sequence ATGATGGGTGTTAAGGCGTATCAAGTTTGGATAAGTATACTTTTAAAAGCAACTTGGGAGACTTTATATATGACTATAGTTTCTACATTTTTTGCTAGTATTTTAGGGCTTATTTTGGCTATTATTTTAGTTATGACTAGAGCTGATGGCTTATCACCAAACCGCGTTATTTATGGAATTTTAGACTTAATAGTTAATATTTTTAGAAGTTTTCCATTCATTGTTCTTATTATTGTGCTTTTTCCTTTTGTAAGGCTTTTAATAGGCACAAGCATTGGAACAAACGCAGCCATCGTCCCACTTACTATCGGCACAGCTCCGTTTATGGCAAGACTTATAGAAAATGCTCTTATTGAGGTTGATAACGGCATCATTGAAGCATCAAAAAGCTTTGGAGCAAGCAAATTTCAAATAATTTTTAGAGTTATGTTAGTTGAAGCAGTTCCTACGCTTGTAAATGTTTTAACTCTTTCAATCATCGTGGTTATTGGCTTTTCAGCAATGGCTGGAACACTTGGCGGTGGTGGTCTTGGAGATGTGGCTATAAGATATGGTTTTCAAAGATTTCGTGGTGATATTATGCTATATACTGTTGTAATATTAATAGTAATGGTACAAATTTTTCAAATGATAGGAAATTTAATCTACAAAAAAACAAAACGATAA
- a CDS encoding DUF2254 domain-containing protein, producing MFNKLKFWLKNPANSMWVLPTIGIIISIFSMFLTKIWAKFIKEPLFEIEISLIDDLLSIIASSMLAVSTFSLSIMVSAFSSVSNSSTPRATSLAMNDNTTRVAIASFISAFIYAIISKVALGINFYEKNGVFLLFIVTLLVIIYLVIVLIRWVNTLAVLGRKSDTLDKIYNTTTKSLENYFLEPFFKCSFEKPKTKPNLIIKSNQTGYITDIDFDALQSIAQKNSVSFYILSRHGDFVVKYKDILEIYFDKDKKDFEKEQIKKEILSNIIIQSNRAFHDDPVFGMITLSEVAQTALSDAINDQGTAIIVINLILKIIIDTNKNSEKTPKFDRVGIVELDESRFISQSFRPIVENGVSSSFVLKRALEALVELYSSPLSDTIKNSVKKEAASLIEYLKNAPIPDSKKDELKSIYSRNFN from the coding sequence GTGTTTAATAAGCTTAAATTTTGGCTAAAAAATCCAGCAAATAGTATGTGGGTGCTTCCCACTATTGGCATCATTATATCTATATTTTCTATGTTTTTAACTAAAATCTGGGCAAAATTTATAAAAGAACCACTCTTTGAAATTGAAATTTCACTTATAGATGATCTTTTAAGTATTATAGCATCTAGTATGCTAGCTGTTAGTACATTTTCCTTATCCATTATGGTTTCAGCTTTTTCAAGTGTATCTAACTCATCAACACCACGAGCTACGAGTTTAGCGATGAATGATAACACTACTAGGGTTGCTATAGCTAGCTTTATATCAGCCTTTATTTACGCTATTATTTCAAAGGTTGCTCTTGGAATTAATTTTTATGAAAAAAATGGAGTTTTTCTACTTTTTATAGTTACACTTTTAGTTATAATATATCTTGTTATTGTATTAATAAGGTGGGTTAATACTCTTGCAGTGCTTGGCAGAAAAAGTGATACTTTAGATAAAATTTATAATACAACGACAAAAAGTTTGGAAAATTATTTTCTTGAGCCATTTTTTAAGTGCTCTTTTGAAAAACCCAAAACTAAACCCAACTTAATCATAAAATCAAATCAAACAGGGTATATAACAGATATTGATTTTGATGCTCTTCAAAGCATTGCCCAAAAAAATAGTGTAAGTTTTTATATCCTAAGTAGGCATGGTGATTTTGTTGTTAAATATAAAGATATTTTAGAAATTTATTTTGATAAAGATAAGAAAGATTTTGAAAAAGAACAAATTAAAAAAGAGATCTTATCTAACATCATAATCCAGTCAAATAGGGCTTTTCACGATGATCCAGTTTTTGGAATGATAACATTAAGCGAAGTAGCTCAAACAGCTTTGTCAGATGCTATAAATGATCAAGGAACTGCTATAATAGTGATAAATCTTATCTTAAAAATTATAATTGATACTAATAAAAACTCAGAAAAAACTCCTAAATTTGATAGAGTTGGTATAGTAGAGCTTGATGAAAGTAGATTTATATCACAAAGTTTTAGACCTATAGTTGAAAACGGCGTAAGTAGTAGTTTTGTTTTAAAAAGAGCATTAGAAGCTCTAGTTGAACTATACTCTAGCCCACTTAGTGATACAATAAAAAATAGCGTTAAAAAAGAAGCAGCTTCTCTAATAGAGTATCTTAAAAATGCACCAATACCAGATTCTAAAAAAGATGAGCTTAAGTCTATATATAGTAGAAACTTTAACTAA
- a CDS encoding MetQ/NlpA family ABC transporter substrate-binding protein: MKKIIFSLSALAVLSSSLWAEKLTVAATPVPHGEILQAAKDELAKKGFELEVVEFNDYVIPNLATDSGEVDANFFQHEPYLDEFNANKGTKLVKVGSVHLEPMGVYSKKIKDLKELKDKAKVSLPNDPTNESRALDILADAGLIELNDNKLKTPLDITKNPKKLEFIEVEAASVPRTLDDVDIAVINTNFAMNAGFIPLKDSLALESKDSPYANIVVVNSGKENDAKTKALVESLNSDTIKEFINNKYNGAIIPAF, translated from the coding sequence ATGAAAAAAATAATTTTTAGTTTATCAGCATTAGCAGTTTTAAGTAGCTCTTTATGGGCTGAGAAGTTAACAGTAGCAGCTACGCCAGTTCCACACGGCGAAATTTTACAAGCAGCTAAAGATGAGCTTGCTAAAAAAGGCTTTGAGTTAGAAGTTGTTGAATTCAATGACTATGTTATACCAAATTTAGCTACAGATAGTGGTGAAGTTGATGCAAATTTTTTTCAACATGAACCATATCTTGATGAATTTAACGCTAACAAAGGCACAAAACTTGTAAAAGTAGGAAGTGTGCATTTAGAGCCAATGGGCGTGTATAGCAAAAAGATAAAAGATTTAAAAGAGCTAAAAGATAAAGCTAAAGTTAGCCTTCCAAACGACCCTACAAACGAGAGTCGTGCTCTTGATATATTAGCTGATGCAGGTCTTATTGAGTTAAATGATAACAAGCTTAAAACACCGCTTGATATCACAAAAAACCCTAAAAAACTTGAGTTTATAGAGGTTGAAGCAGCTTCAGTTCCAAGAACGCTTGATGATGTTGATATAGCAGTTATCAATACAAATTTTGCAATGAACGCAGGATTTATTCCGCTTAAAGACTCACTTGCACTAGAGAGCAAAGATAGTCCATACGCAAATATCGTAGTTGTAAATAGCGGCAAAGAAAATGACGCAAAAACTAAAGCTTTGGTTGAGTCTCTAAATAGTGACACCATCAAAGAATTTATTAATAATAAATACAATGGAGCGATAATTCCAGCTTTTTAA
- a CDS encoding zonular occludens toxin domain-containing protein, whose protein sequence is MLSLILGPPRSGKTYKAVKDINDEYKKYLSNTSKYRNIYCNIGGFKFELFDGFVKKFDKLDFINAVNEENLLNKQYETGFISVGNDYDSYALKNGIYEDYHHCLIVLDEAYNVFDKKFNDSLGRFLSYHGHFGIDVVFLLQSKRQTNREYLVHTELMYVAQPSGKRLLSKVFRYKVYSTCDPKRDNLIKTDNIKFDSKISEIYNSGSTQIYKSYATGKIFMLIVLAIILYFGFKFIGPPKLENDKAKKDEFISEIYVSDKNQTLEISNYKETIKDENLLLNERRIYEKITCFPSSCKFRSYSLNLTLDSFLLLLADSKCSIVLTDKKSSNYIDYYVSCPAEFIGFLSKFSGDDNFYKGSQNENYTKNYNSFDFR, encoded by the coding sequence ATGCTATCTTTAATACTTGGTCCACCTAGAAGCGGAAAAACTTACAAAGCCGTAAAGGATATAAATGATGAGTATAAAAAATATCTTTCTAATACTAGTAAATATCGTAATATTTACTGTAATATTGGGGGTTTTAAATTTGAATTATTTGATGGTTTTGTAAAAAAGTTTGATAAGCTTGATTTTATAAATGCTGTTAATGAAGAAAATCTACTAAATAAACAATATGAAACTGGCTTTATTAGTGTAGGTAATGATTATGACTCATATGCACTTAAAAATGGTATATATGAAGATTATCATCACTGTTTAATTGTTCTTGATGAAGCTTATAATGTTTTTGATAAGAAATTTAATGATTCTCTTGGTAGATTTTTATCATACCATGGACATTTTGGAATAGATGTTGTTTTTTTACTTCAAAGCAAAAGGCAAACTAATAGGGAATATTTAGTACATACTGAATTAATGTATGTTGCTCAACCTAGCGGTAAAAGACTTCTATCAAAAGTTTTTAGATATAAAGTTTATTCTACTTGTGATCCAAAAAGAGATAATCTTATAAAAACTGATAATATTAAATTTGATTCTAAAATTTCTGAAATTTATAATAGTGGCTCAACTCAAATTTATAAATCATATGCTACTGGTAAAATCTTTATGCTTATTGTTTTAGCAATTATTTTATATTTTGGTTTTAAGTTTATTGGTCCCCCTAAGCTTGAAAATGATAAAGCTAAAAAAGATGAATTTATATCTGAAATTTATGTATCTGATAAAAATCAAACTTTAGAAATTTCAAATTATAAAGAAACTATAAAAGATGAAAATTTACTACTTAATGAAAGGAGAATTTACGAAAAAATTACTTGTTTTCCTAGCTCTTGCAAATTTAGGAGCTATAGTCTAAATTTAACTTTAGATAGCTTTTTGCTACTTTTAGCAGATAGTAAGTGCAGTATTGTTTTGACTGATAAAAAGTCATCAAATTACATAGACTACTATGTTTCTTGTCCTGCTGAATTTATAGGTTTTTTATCTAAATTTAGTGGTGATGATAATTTTTATAAAGGTTCGCAAAATGAAAATTATACAAAAAATTATAATTCTTTTGATTTCCGTTAG
- the lpxD gene encoding UDP-3-O-(3-hydroxymyristoyl)glucosamine N-acyltransferase: MKISEICKILGAKFSGDDMDITGLNSLDIAGDGELSYCDSPKNAKFLKNTKASAVLVNSALTSDVPNGVKAVAYDNPHLGFAILSKYFAKELLRDNKPALISDFAKVMSGAYVGSNSKVGNGTLIMPGVFIGDNVEIGQNCTIHPNAVIYNDTKIGDRVEIHANAVIGSDGFGYAHTKDGRHIKIYHNGNVIIEDDVEIGACTTIDRSVFKSTIIKKGTKIDNLVQIGHNCELGENCIVVSQTGISGSTILGRNVVMGGQSGTAGHLVIGDFAQCAARAGVSKSLDGNKNYAGHPIVELKEWLRLNAKINRFFKDN, translated from the coding sequence ATGAAAATAAGTGAAATTTGTAAGATTTTAGGAGCTAAATTTAGTGGCGATGATATGGATATTACTGGACTTAATTCACTTGATATAGCAGGAGATGGTGAGTTAAGCTACTGTGATAGCCCAAAAAATGCTAAATTTTTAAAAAATACAAAAGCTAGTGCAGTTTTGGTAAATTCTGCTCTTACTAGTGATGTTCCAAATGGCGTAAAAGCGGTGGCTTATGATAATCCACATCTTGGCTTTGCAATCCTTAGTAAATACTTCGCAAAAGAGCTTTTAAGAGATAATAAGCCAGCTTTGATTAGTGATTTTGCTAAGGTGATGAGTGGGGCGTATGTTGGTTCAAATTCAAAAGTAGGAAATGGTACTTTGATAATGCCAGGAGTTTTTATAGGTGATAATGTTGAGATAGGTCAAAACTGCACAATCCACCCAAATGCTGTCATTTACAATGATACTAAGATAGGCGATAGAGTGGAAATTCATGCAAATGCAGTTATAGGAAGTGATGGTTTTGGATATGCTCATACTAAAGATGGAAGGCATATTAAAATTTACCACAATGGTAATGTTATCATAGAAGATGATGTTGAAATAGGGGCTTGTACCACTATAGATAGATCAGTTTTTAAATCAACTATCATCAAAAAAGGTACAAAAATAGATAATCTTGTCCAAATAGGTCATAATTGCGAGCTTGGAGAGAACTGTATCGTAGTATCACAAACTGGAATTTCAGGCTCAACTATTTTGGGTAGAAATGTAGTGATGGGCGGACAAAGTGGCACAGCTGGGCATTTGGTAATAGGTGACTTTGCACAATGTGCTGCAAGAGCTGGAGTTAGTAAAAGTTTAGATGGAAATAAAAATTACGCTGGTCATCCAATAGTTGAGCTAAAAGAGTGGCTAAGGCTAAATGCCAAAATAAATAGATTTTTTAAGGATAATTAA
- a CDS encoding MetQ/NlpA family ABC transporter substrate-binding protein, whose translation MKKLLLTSIISGALALNLYAQKLIVGATPVPHAEIIEFIKPDLEAKGYEIEIKEFNDYIIPALTLEAGEIDFNFSIGLPYMKELNKTKGTHMVNLTGVHIEPLGIYSDKIKSLDELKDGAKVTLPNDVSTETRSLKLLEKAGVIKLAKSDAEFLTTLDVVENPKKLNFITLEPASLPRSIKDTDIAIINANYALEAGLNPKNDSIFLEDKDSPYLNVLIVKEGDENLQSSKDFKEIITSPKVRKFIEEKYSSAVIPAF comes from the coding sequence ATGAAAAAGTTACTACTTACTTCAATTATTTCTGGAGCTTTGGCTCTAAATTTATATGCCCAGAAATTAATCGTTGGGGCTACGCCAGTTCCTCACGCTGAAATTATCGAATTTATTAAGCCTGATCTAGAAGCAAAAGGCTATGAGATAGAGATAAAAGAATTTAATGACTACATAATCCCCGCTCTAACCCTTGAAGCAGGAGAGATAGACTTTAACTTTAGCATTGGTCTACCATACATGAAGGAACTAAACAAAACAAAAGGCACTCACATGGTAAATTTAACAGGTGTTCATATAGAACCACTTGGAATTTATAGTGATAAAATCAAAAGCTTAGATGAGCTAAAAGACGGTGCAAAAGTTACCCTTCCAAATGACGTATCGACTGAGACCAGATCTTTAAAACTACTAGAAAAAGCTGGAGTTATTAAGCTTGCTAAGAGCGATGCTGAGTTTTTAACAACTCTTGATGTGGTAGAAAACCCTAAAAAGCTAAATTTTATCACACTTGAACCAGCAAGTCTGCCTAGAAGTATAAAAGATACAGATATTGCTATTATAAATGCTAATTATGCCCTTGAAGCTGGGCTTAACCCTAAAAATGACTCTATATTTTTAGAAGATAAAGATAGCCCTTATTTGAATGTTTTAATAGTAAAAGAAGGTGATGAGAATCTGCAAAGCTCTAAAGACTTTAAAGAGATTATCACAAGTCCAAAAGTTCGCAAATTTATAGAAGAAAAATATAGTAGTGCAGTTATACCTGCTTTTTAA
- a CDS encoding DedA family protein — MLGDFINFIVNLVHDWGYLGIFLMMFLESSFFPFPSEVAMIPAGYLASQGKMSVILAWLAGTGGSLAGAAFNYYLCYFFGRGLIEKYGKYVGINEKNMAKFEAFFNKHGEISTFNCRLIPGIRQYISLPAGLAKMHFGKFALYTTLGAGIWVAILIALGYYLGENEAFLKEQLHIIIIGLVLLTILSFIFYFWYQKRKNRAN, encoded by the coding sequence ATGCTTGGGGATTTTATAAATTTTATTGTGAATTTAGTGCACGACTGGGGATATTTGGGAATATTTTTGATGATGTTTTTAGAAAGTTCATTTTTTCCATTTCCTAGTGAAGTAGCGATGATACCTGCTGGATATCTAGCTAGTCAAGGCAAGATGAGTGTAATTTTAGCATGGCTTGCTGGAACTGGCGGTAGTTTAGCAGGAGCGGCATTTAATTACTATTTGTGTTACTTTTTTGGGCGTGGCCTTATAGAAAAATATGGAAAATATGTTGGAATAAATGAAAAAAATATGGCTAAATTTGAAGCATTTTTTAACAAACACGGTGAAATTTCAACATTTAACTGCAGATTAATACCTGGAATTCGTCAATATATAAGCCTTCCAGCAGGATTAGCAAAGATGCATTTTGGTAAATTTGCACTATACACTACACTTGGAGCTGGAATTTGGGTAGCAATACTTATAGCTCTTGGCTACTATTTAGGCGAAAATGAGGCGTTTTTAAAAGAACAACTTCACATTATAATCATAGGATTGGTTTTGCTTACTATTTTAAGTTTTATATTTTATTTTTGGTATCAAAAAAGAAAAAACAGAGCAAATTGA
- a CDS encoding type II toxin-antitoxin system RelE family toxin, which produces MQIEFSQEAESFLDTLNKKDYEKIKNKLLYLSKNYDVLKNSKNITYLVGFTDIFRYKISDSIRAIFKIKDDRITILILKISYRKDVYKFKK; this is translated from the coding sequence ATGCAGATTGAATTTTCACAAGAAGCAGAGTCATTTTTAGACACTTTAAATAAAAAAGATTATGAGAAAATAAAAAATAAACTTCTCTATTTGTCTAAAAACTATGATGTTCTAAAAAATAGCAAAAATATAACTTATCTTGTTGGTTTTACGGATATTTTTAGATATAAAATTTCAGATAGCATTAGAGCTATTTTTAAAATTAAAGACGATAGGATTACAATTTTAATTTTAAAAATTTCTTATCGTAAGGATGTTTATAAATTTAAAAAATAG
- a CDS encoding methionine ABC transporter ATP-binding protein, protein MIEVKNLSKSYGDTEVLKGINFTVKKGEIFALVGHSGAGKSTLLRCINGLENYQGGSLKVNDREVSEIKGLELREFRRDIGMIFQHFALMSRKNVYENVATPLKFWKFDKNYTDKRVKELLDIVGLSDKINSYPSELSGGQKQRVAIARALALNPSILLSDESTSALDPNTTKQILSLLKRINRELGITVIIVTHEMEVVKSTANRAILLVNGRIVNSGQIDEMFLKPDENMREFLGETPVLPKSGVNIAIYYPKDVAFECVITNMARNLDINFNIVWGKIEELGDHVLGHLVINVDKKDEKNVSDYLAKTGVIWEILKGEEI, encoded by the coding sequence ATGATAGAAGTAAAAAATTTAAGTAAAAGTTATGGCGATACTGAAGTCCTTAAGGGTATAAATTTCACCGTAAAAAAAGGCGAGATTTTTGCACTTGTAGGTCATAGTGGTGCTGGTAAAAGCACCCTACTTCGTTGTATAAATGGGCTTGAGAATTATCAAGGCGGAAGCCTTAAGGTAAATGATAGAGAAGTTAGTGAGATAAAAGGTCTAGAACTTAGAGAATTTAGGCGAGATATCGGCATGATATTTCAGCATTTTGCCCTTATGAGTCGTAAAAATGTCTACGAAAATGTCGCAACACCACTTAAATTTTGGAAATTTGATAAAAACTATACCGATAAAAGAGTAAAAGAACTCCTTGATATCGTAGGACTTAGTGATAAGATAAACTCATACCCTAGCGAGTTAAGTGGCGGTCAAAAGCAACGCGTTGCTATAGCAAGAGCTTTAGCCCTAAATCCTAGTATTTTGTTAAGTGATGAGTCAACTTCAGCACTTGATCCAAATACAACTAAGCAAATTTTATCACTCCTTAAAAGGATAAATCGTGAACTTGGCATCACTGTTATCATCGTAACTCATGAAATGGAAGTTGTAAAAAGCACAGCAAATAGAGCTATTTTGCTAGTTAATGGGCGTATTGTAAACTCAGGTCAGATTGATGAGATGTTTTTAAAACCTGATGAAAATATGCGTGAGTTCTTAGGCGAAACTCCAGTTCTACCAAAAAGTGGCGTAAATATCGCAATCTACTACCCTAAAGATGTAGCATTTGAGTGCGTGATAACAAATATGGCTCGAAATCTTGATATAAATTTTAATATTGTTTGGGGAAAAATAGAAGAACTTGGCGATCATGTACTTGGACACTTAGTTATAAATGTAGATAAAAAAGATGAGAAAAATGTAAGTGATTATCTAGCAAAAACTGGTGTTATTTGGGAAATTTTAAAAGGCGAAGAGATATGA